A stretch of Alkalicella caledoniensis DNA encodes these proteins:
- a CDS encoding helix-turn-helix transcriptional regulator, giving the protein MRVDRLLSIMLIILNRGKVTGLELADHFEVSLRTIYRDIEKICESGVPIASVGGKGGGYYIMEDYDIKNLFLNKNEALTLIPLMNSLGNLMGKNQGFNDIGQKFERVYDQSNNHGKLKIDLSHFSMKEELKEYLFLINKSIEESRELIFSYINRNKEYGERIAEPIQVTLEHGDWYFIAYCKVRDDYRKFKLVRMRNLKLGDKFSKRDISLDQLEQIFSDSYSKRSVKVKLKFSRDLGEQLPEYFDKNNISEMVDGYFCVEDVYPNEEGLIKFILGFGQDCEVLEPDFLRSNVKGYINKMLNKYNH; this is encoded by the coding sequence GTGAGGGTAGATAGACTGCTTTCAATAATGCTAATTATTTTAAACAGGGGTAAAGTTACTGGGCTAGAGCTGGCAGATCATTTTGAGGTCTCTTTGAGGACTATTTATAGAGATATTGAAAAAATCTGTGAATCCGGTGTTCCCATTGCATCAGTAGGTGGAAAGGGTGGGGGGTATTATATTATGGAGGATTATGACATCAAGAACCTGTTCTTAAATAAAAACGAAGCCTTAACTCTAATTCCCTTAATGAATAGTCTAGGCAATTTGATGGGTAAGAACCAGGGATTTAACGACATAGGGCAGAAGTTTGAGAGGGTTTATGATCAGAGTAATAATCATGGCAAACTAAAGATTGATTTATCCCATTTTAGTATGAAGGAAGAGCTGAAGGAATACTTATTTTTAATCAATAAATCCATAGAGGAATCTAGAGAGCTAATTTTTAGTTATATAAATCGTAACAAAGAGTATGGGGAAAGGATTGCAGAGCCCATCCAAGTTACCCTTGAACATGGAGACTGGTACTTTATTGCTTATTGTAAGGTGAGAGATGATTATAGAAAATTTAAGTTAGTAAGGATGCGAAATCTTAAATTAGGTGATAAATTTTCGAAACGGGATATCTCACTGGATCAACTTGAGCAAATTTTCTCGGATTCTTATAGTAAAAGAAGTGTTAAAGTAAAGTTAAAGTTTTCAAGGGACTTAGGTGAACAGCTTCCTGAGTATTTTGACAAAAATAACATTAGTGAGATGGTGGATGGGTATTTTTGTGTGGAAGATGTTTATCCCAATGAAGAAGGACTAATAAAGTTTATCTTGGGTTTTGGGCAGGATTGTGAGGTTTTAGAACCTGACTTTTTACGAAGTAATGTTAAAGGGTATATTAATAAAATGTTAAATAAATACAATCACTGA
- a CDS encoding aminoglycoside phosphotransferase family protein, which yields MEINNDKIIGQGNTAEIFRLNDNKILKLFRNGLHKGIVEREYQNGIFIQKILDCVPKVYEMVQVNGRHGIIYQEIKGTDMLRVMLASLWKINAYAKELAHYHLYIQKPVMENLCTVKERLEEDLNSVDVISDENKEIVRKYLKQLPDGSDLCHFDFHPGNIMISNNKAVFLDWMTACKGDVCADVARTCIMLKYGEVANASWVMRRLISFFQHHLYKIYIKEYLMISKKNIEDINRWELPVAAARLREWISENEKQVLIQLVNEHCNKILKKGI from the coding sequence ATGGAAATAAATAATGATAAAATCATAGGACAAGGTAATACAGCTGAAATATTTAGGCTAAATGATAATAAAATATTAAAATTGTTTCGGAACGGGCTACATAAAGGGATAGTAGAGAGAGAATATCAAAACGGCATTTTCATACAAAAGATTTTGGATTGTGTTCCAAAAGTATATGAAATGGTTCAGGTAAATGGCAGGCATGGAATTATATATCAGGAAATTAAAGGTACAGATATGCTGAGAGTCATGTTGGCTTCCTTGTGGAAAATTAATGCTTATGCAAAAGAATTAGCACATTATCATTTATATATACAGAAACCAGTTATGGAAAACCTGTGTACAGTAAAAGAGAGACTGGAAGAGGATTTGAATAGTGTTGATGTAATTTCTGATGAGAATAAGGAAATCGTCCGAAAATATTTAAAGCAGTTACCCGATGGAAGTGATTTGTGCCATTTTGATTTCCATCCAGGAAATATAATGATATCAAATAATAAAGCTGTTTTTTTAGATTGGATGACTGCTTGCAAGGGAGATGTGTGTGCTGATGTTGCCCGTACATGCATTATGTTAAAATATGGGGAAGTTGCAAATGCATCTTGGGTTATGAGAAGGTTAATTTCATTTTTCCAACATCACCTTTACAAGATATATATAAAGGAATACCTTATGATTTCGAAAAAAAACATTGAGGATATTAATAGATGGGAATTACCTGTTGCAGCAGCAAGATTAAGGGAATGGATTTCAGAAAATGAAAAACAGGTATTAATACAATTGGTAAATGAACATTGCAATAAAATACTCAAAAAAGGCATATAA
- a CDS encoding pyridoxamine 5'-phosphate oxidase family protein, which produces MSKYQEGLKIIEERCGNNKDNVISLATIATEPSSDGNPIPIVRDVDAYYEDCVFYVVTYAKSNKMREIAQNKEVAFSVNFQWFSGNGIGENLGWVLDPKNAEIRTKLRTVFAEWYDDANNEKDENCCILAIRLTRGTVIKDHGAVRYNMDFVNKIETNEGKTI; this is translated from the coding sequence ATGAGTAAGTACCAAGAAGGTTTAAAGATAATTGAAGAAAGGTGCGGCAACAACAAGGATAATGTTATCTCACTTGCAACTATTGCCACAGAGCCTAGTTCTGATGGAAACCCAATACCCATTGTCCGCGATGTGGACGCATATTATGAGGACTGCGTGTTTTATGTTGTTACATACGCAAAGTCAAATAAAATGCGGGAAATAGCACAAAACAAAGAAGTTGCGTTTTCCGTTAACTTCCAGTGGTTTTCCGGCAACGGAATAGGTGAAAATCTTGGTTGGGTATTAGACCCGAAAAACGCTGAAATAAGGACTAAGCTTCGCACTGTTTTTGCCGAATGGTACGACGACGCGAACAATGAGAAGGATGAGAATTGCTGTATTTTGGCAATCCGCCTTACGAGAGGCACGGTAATTAAAGACCATGGTGCTGTGCGTTACAATATGGACTTTGTGAATAAGATAGAAACAAATGAAGGGAAAACCATATAA
- a CDS encoding GNAT family N-acetyltransferase: MNLIIRKETQKDYNGIAETCLLAFRKRKPGPDFFREMILGDVLRHVKNYDNDLALVAEVEGIIVGYALFVPVDMYIRGELVKAVNLSPLAVHPEYQSLGVGGKLLMEGHKVAKEKGYAMSTLFGEKDYYPRFGYRAKMFSPSGLKISKENLPQVFTEIIERPVEPQDIKEIVEIWHNWNKDEPLAVFPGNNFLDWVSHEREFTASTLIKEGKIIGYIRYEVERPWVMMSLIGKNKESTSEILAHVGKKIEHTEAEFVHIPLNPSLDLVKDYLDCNYIPNVFMSIYGMIKILDEYNQTVLDYFSYIEESEENVAIFNSPPAIEWA, translated from the coding sequence TTGAATTTAATTATCAGAAAAGAAACCCAAAAAGATTACAATGGTATAGCAGAAACTTGCCTATTGGCATTTAGAAAGAGAAAACCTGGTCCAGATTTTTTTAGAGAGATGATACTAGGAGATGTACTTAGACATGTGAAAAACTATGATAATGATTTGGCATTAGTTGCTGAGGTAGAAGGAATTATCGTGGGTTACGCACTGTTTGTCCCTGTTGATATGTATATTAGGGGAGAACTGGTTAAAGCAGTAAATCTTTCTCCTTTAGCTGTACATCCTGAATACCAAAGTCTAGGTGTCGGTGGTAAGCTGTTAATGGAAGGGCACAAAGTAGCAAAAGAAAAGGGTTATGCTATGAGCACATTATTTGGAGAAAAAGACTATTATCCTAGATTTGGATACAGGGCTAAAATGTTTTCTCCTTCAGGTTTAAAAATATCTAAAGAAAATTTGCCACAAGTTTTTACAGAAATAATAGAACGACCTGTTGAACCCCAAGATATCAAAGAAATAGTTGAGATCTGGCATAACTGGAATAAAGATGAACCCCTTGCAGTTTTCCCAGGGAATAATTTCTTAGACTGGGTAAGTCATGAAAGGGAATTCACAGCTTCAACTTTAATTAAAGAAGGTAAAATAATTGGGTACATACGTTATGAAGTAGAGAGACCATGGGTTATGATGTCCCTAATAGGTAAAAACAAAGAAAGCACATCTGAGATATTAGCCCATGTTGGGAAAAAGATAGAACACACAGAAGCTGAGTTTGTACATATACCACTAAATCCTTCATTGGATTTAGTGAAAGACTATCTAGACTGTAATTATATCCCAAATGTGTTTATGAGTATTTACGGTATGATCAAAATCCTTGATGAATATAATCAAACTGTTTTAGACTATTTTAGTTATATTGAAGAAAGTGAAGAAAATGTAGCCATTTTCAATTCCCCTCCAGCAATAGAATGGGCATAG
- a CDS encoding TatD family hydrolase: MLIDSHAHLSSRKFDRDREIVIRNLKKDGIDIVIESGGGPESNRAAVALAEKHENIYATVGYNCAGPEMNYDILAEVKRVAQSSKKIVGFGEIGLDYHHYPNEKEIQKKWFVELIEVAGDLNLPIVVHDRKANQDTFEIIKSEKKKNPNLRGVLHCYSGDLSLAKEYVKLGFYLSIAGPVTYRSARSLQEVAKYIPLDSLFVETDAPYLTPGPLGKRRNEPAYVRQVAGTIAELRKIPFNEVSRVTSANVRRLYGI, from the coding sequence ATGTTAATAGATAGTCACGCTCACTTAAGTAGTAGAAAATTCGATAGGGATAGGGAAATTGTTATCAGAAATCTTAAGAAAGATGGCATAGATATAGTTATCGAATCTGGAGGTGGGCCTGAGAGTAATAGAGCAGCTGTGGCACTGGCGGAAAAACATGAGAACATATATGCAACGGTTGGATATAACTGTGCAGGACCTGAGATGAACTATGACATCTTAGCAGAGGTTAAAAGGGTTGCCCAAAGTAGCAAAAAGATTGTCGGTTTCGGTGAGATTGGTCTGGATTATCACCATTATCCCAATGAAAAGGAAATCCAGAAAAAATGGTTTGTAGAATTAATTGAAGTAGCCGGTGATCTAAATTTACCTATAGTTGTCCACGATAGAAAGGCAAATCAAGACACCTTTGAGATTATTAAGTCAGAAAAGAAAAAGAACCCCAATTTACGGGGTGTACTGCATTGTTACTCAGGTGATCTATCTTTGGCGAAGGAATATGTCAAGCTGGGCTTTTATTTATCCATAGCTGGTCCTGTTACCTATAGAAGCGCAAGAAGTCTTCAAGAAGTGGCAAAGTATATACCCCTAGACAGTCTTTTTGTGGAAACAGATGCACCTTACTTAACCCCAGGGCCTCTAGGTAAAAGGCGTAATGAGCCAGCATATGTGCGACAGGTCGCTGGCACTATAGCAGAGCTACGGAAAATACCATTTAACGAAGTTTCAAGGGTTACCAGTGCCAATGTCAGAAGGCTATATGGAATTTAA
- a CDS encoding aminotransferase class I/II-fold pyridoxal phosphate-dependent enzyme has protein sequence MTTSNFPYNTNSDLKEQEKTPLFTGLLEHVEKNPIQFHIPGHKKGTGMDPEFRNFIGDNALSIDLINIGPLDDLHHPHGMIKEAQDLAAKAFGADHTFFSVQGTSGAIMTMIMSVCGPGDKIIVPRNVHKSIMSAIIFSGATPIFIHPVIDPNFGISHGITTDSVAKALKKHPDAKGLLVINPTYFGIAANLKKIVDIAHSYGVPVLVDEAHGVHIHFHEELPLSAMQAGADMAATSVHKLGGSMTQSSVLNVKEGLVSPKRVQSVISMLTTTSTSYLLLASLDVARKQLATKGRELIQNAIALADRTRNEINTITGLYCVGKEILGTKATYDIDPTKLIISVRGLGITGYEVEVWLRKNYNIEVELSDLYNILCIISVGDTEDTTSKLIEAFKHLAEEYFESNKDVDNKAVALRVPNIPALAISPRDAFYAETELIPFKESAGRVIAEFIMIYPPGIPILIPGEIITEKNIQYIQRNIEVGLPVQGPEDESFTNIRVIKAQEPII, from the coding sequence TTGACAACATCAAATTTTCCATATAATACAAACTCTGACCTTAAGGAACAAGAAAAGACGCCACTTTTCACGGGGTTATTAGAGCATGTAGAAAAAAATCCTATTCAATTTCATATACCTGGCCACAAAAAAGGAACTGGGATGGACCCTGAGTTTCGCAACTTTATTGGAGATAATGCTCTATCTATCGATCTAATTAATATTGGTCCTTTAGACGACTTACATCATCCCCATGGCATGATTAAAGAAGCACAGGACTTAGCGGCAAAGGCCTTTGGTGCTGACCATACATTCTTTTCTGTACAGGGGACAAGTGGCGCAATTATGACCATGATCATGAGTGTATGTGGCCCAGGAGATAAAATTATAGTCCCGAGAAATGTTCATAAATCAATCATGTCTGCCATTATTTTTTCTGGTGCTACACCAATCTTTATTCACCCTGTTATTGACCCAAACTTTGGTATATCACACGGGATAACAACGGATTCCGTTGCAAAAGCGTTAAAAAAACACCCTGATGCCAAAGGACTATTAGTAATAAACCCTACTTACTTTGGTATTGCAGCAAACTTGAAAAAAATCGTTGATATTGCTCACAGTTATGGAGTGCCTGTTTTAGTTGATGAGGCACATGGTGTTCACATTCACTTCCACGAAGAACTTCCTTTATCAGCAATGCAAGCTGGCGCCGACATGGCTGCTACAAGTGTTCATAAATTAGGTGGTTCAATGACCCAGAGCTCTGTTTTAAATGTTAAGGAAGGTTTAGTATCACCTAAACGAGTTCAATCTGTGATCAGTATGCTAACAACAACTTCAACTTCCTATTTATTATTAGCTTCACTGGACGTAGCTAGGAAACAGTTAGCAACAAAAGGGAGAGAATTGATTCAAAATGCAATTGCTCTTGCAGATCGAACAAGAAATGAAATCAATACTATCACTGGATTGTATTGCGTGGGGAAAGAAATTTTAGGAACAAAGGCAACCTACGATATAGATCCTACGAAGTTAATTATTTCCGTTAGGGGATTAGGGATCACTGGATATGAAGTTGAAGTCTGGTTACGAAAAAACTATAATATTGAGGTTGAGCTGTCTGATTTGTATAATATCCTGTGTATTATTTCAGTGGGAGACACAGAGGACACAACAAGTAAGTTAATAGAAGCGTTTAAACACTTGGCAGAGGAATACTTTGAGTCCAATAAAGATGTTGATAATAAAGCTGTAGCTTTACGTGTTCCCAATATTCCCGCATTGGCAATATCGCCTCGGGATGCGTTCTATGCTGAAACCGAGTTAATACCTTTTAAAGAATCTGCTGGAAGAGTAATTGCTGAGTTTATCATGATCTACCCTCCAGGTATCCCAATTTTAATTCCTGGAGAAATAATTACAGAAAAAAACATTCAGTACATTCAACGGAATATTGAGGTTGGCTTACCCGTACAGGGACCTGAAGATGAAAGCTTTACAAATATTCGTGTTATTAAAGCACAAGAACCCATTATTTAA
- a CDS encoding transposase, with product MVFLLDKYKERYRFKLYAYCIMDNHVHLLIETGKVPLSKIRQGILQSYTQRINLKHSRTRHVFQQRYKALLCDGGSYLLQ from the coding sequence ATGGTATTTCTACTGGATAAATATAAAGAACGATATCGCTTTAAGCTCTATGCATATTGCATTATGGATAACCATGTTCATTTGCTTATAGAAACTGGGAAAGTGCCACTATCTAAGATCAGGCAGGGAATACTGCAAAGCTATACCCAAAGAATTAATTTGAAGCATTCTAGAACTAGGCATGTATTTCAGCAGCGGTACAAAGCATTGCTATGCGACGGGGGTTCATACTTGTTACAATGA
- a CDS encoding GNAT family N-acetyltransferase has product MIKGQQVTIEPSKLTDKRKVYEWLCLSETAKSHMGPPNFEDTPIPSWEEYCEDFKDFYFDGSKPNFGQLWIINDGNQEVGAICYSSFHLKGKSAELDIWMGTEKNYGRGLGSEAIKIFCDYLMENLDIERFIIRPSKRNVRAVRAYEKAGFIKVSDEDKQKVVKEYLLDEYVDIYGQGDYGIGDDVVLVFASRNSD; this is encoded by the coding sequence ATGATTAAAGGACAACAAGTTACTATTGAGCCATCAAAACTAACAGACAAAAGAAAGGTATATGAATGGTTATGTTTATCAGAAACAGCTAAGAGCCATATGGGACCACCTAATTTCGAGGATACCCCAATACCAAGTTGGGAAGAGTATTGTGAGGATTTTAAAGACTTTTATTTTGACGGCTCAAAACCAAATTTTGGACAATTATGGATTATAAATGATGGAAATCAAGAAGTAGGAGCAATTTGTTATTCGTCATTCCATTTAAAAGGCAAGAGCGCTGAACTTGATATATGGATGGGAACTGAAAAGAACTACGGAAGAGGTTTGGGTTCAGAGGCAATAAAGATTTTTTGTGATTATTTAATGGAGAATCTTGATATAGAGAGATTTATCATTAGACCATCAAAAAGAAATGTACGTGCAGTAAGAGCATATGAAAAAGCCGGATTTATAAAAGTTTCAGATGAAGATAAGCAGAAAGTTGTGAAAGAGTATTTACTTGATGAATATGTAGATATCTATGGACAAGGTGATTATGGAATAGGTGATGATGTTGTTTTGGTTTTTGCCTCAAGGAACTCGGACTGA
- a CDS encoding ABC transporter permease, with product MDWLIVKNDFKRNKVINLALLLFMMFSAGLAVLSVIMGVQTFTSISRLYEKAQPPHFLQMHKGEIDQEKIDEFMSDYEGITYWQTITMINVHGESLSVVGKDTYDLSDCRLGIGLVKQNESRDLLLNSEHEKVIIEEGEIGIPVLLKEMYDMKIGDHVLLNYNNVLKEFIIKEFILDAQMNSPMVSSTRILLSNKDFDMLNGKVGENEYLIEAYFTDSKEASNFQTAYENAGLPQNGQAVTYAMIFILSAITDMVTVFVLLLVSALLIIVSFICVKFTIMAALEEEIGEIGTMKAIGLPFAHIRNIYLNKYRILASVGVVIGYILALLTTGIFTNHVRTTFGNMSMSPLAIILSIVVGCLVFLLITYYCKKVLKRIKKVTVVDALVRRKGFHKEKGQIKDGLYKSKKLPVNWLMAIREVFYSFKNWTIVFAVVLIAVIMIMVPINLMNTFEAPEFITYMGSSLEDILIEVENGENLEINYKKVVQVLEDDDAIETYYKYRRVRVQTTNADAELMNLHVDSGDNSGNGLKYISGKAPNGENEIAISYLNSNEIGKNIGDTMVLSYGDRKKEFVLSGIYQGVTSGGYTAKSKYDFSNLTSEKYSFSVNLKDNTVAEEKADQWSEIVGPGVTIYPMEEFINQTLGGVVKQLKTIVFIIVIIGACLVMLITVLFLKLRLAKDLAEVAVLKAIGFPELDIKKQYLVKIGYVSIIGILVGVILTNVLGEKIVNLVLTISGLGVKKVDLVVNPLVLYVLCPLLLLALMQLVTWIVLRTITKYNIISIINE from the coding sequence ATGGATTGGTTAATTGTTAAAAATGACTTTAAGAGGAATAAAGTGATTAATCTTGCACTACTTTTGTTTATGATGTTTTCAGCTGGTCTTGCGGTCTTGTCTGTGATAATGGGGGTACAAACCTTCACATCAATTTCTAGACTATATGAGAAAGCTCAGCCACCTCATTTTCTTCAGATGCACAAGGGAGAAATTGATCAGGAGAAAATAGATGAGTTCATGTCAGATTATGAAGGTATAACTTACTGGCAGACTATCACAATGATTAATGTACACGGTGAATCCCTTAGTGTTGTAGGTAAGGATACATATGATCTTTCTGACTGCCGTCTTGGCATTGGTCTGGTAAAGCAGAATGAAAGTAGGGATTTACTCTTAAATTCGGAACACGAAAAAGTTATTATTGAAGAAGGAGAAATTGGGATTCCCGTACTTTTAAAGGAAATGTATGATATGAAAATAGGGGACCATGTTCTTTTGAACTATAATAATGTCCTAAAGGAATTTATAATTAAGGAATTCATACTGGATGCCCAAATGAATTCCCCAATGGTCTCTTCCACAAGAATACTGTTGAGCAATAAAGATTTTGATATGCTGAACGGTAAGGTTGGAGAAAATGAATACCTAATAGAAGCCTATTTCACTGATTCAAAAGAGGCCTCGAATTTTCAAACAGCCTATGAGAATGCAGGGCTTCCGCAAAATGGTCAAGCAGTGACATATGCCATGATTTTTATATTAAGTGCAATAACAGATATGGTAACTGTATTTGTTCTACTTCTAGTAAGCGCACTTTTAATCATAGTTTCTTTTATCTGTGTTAAGTTTACAATAATGGCTGCTTTGGAAGAAGAAATTGGTGAAATAGGTACAATGAAGGCTATAGGACTTCCTTTTGCCCATATTAGGAATATTTATCTAAATAAGTATAGGATATTAGCTTCGGTAGGAGTAGTAATAGGATATATTTTAGCATTGCTAACTACTGGTATATTTACAAACCATGTCAGGACTACATTTGGAAATATGAGTATGTCTCCCCTAGCAATAATACTATCAATTGTTGTTGGATGCCTTGTTTTCCTTCTTATAACCTATTACTGCAAGAAGGTATTAAAGAGGATTAAAAAAGTTACTGTTGTTGATGCATTGGTTAGGAGAAAAGGATTTCATAAAGAAAAAGGGCAAATAAAGGATGGACTATATAAATCAAAGAAACTCCCTGTTAACTGGCTGATGGCAATTAGGGAGGTTTTCTATAGTTTTAAAAACTGGACAATAGTTTTTGCAGTGGTATTAATTGCTGTAATAATGATTATGGTTCCTATTAATCTCATGAACACCTTTGAGGCCCCTGAATTTATCACATATATGGGAAGCTCTCTGGAAGATATACTAATTGAAGTGGAAAATGGGGAAAACCTCGAAATCAACTATAAGAAGGTAGTACAGGTTTTAGAGGATGATGACGCAATTGAAACTTATTATAAATATCGAAGGGTACGTGTTCAGACAACCAATGCTGATGCTGAACTTATGAATTTACATGTAGACAGTGGAGATAACTCAGGTAATGGGCTAAAGTATATTAGTGGAAAAGCTCCTAATGGGGAAAATGAGATTGCCATCTCCTATCTTAATTCCAATGAAATAGGTAAAAATATCGGTGATACAATGGTACTTTCCTATGGTGACAGAAAAAAGGAATTTGTTTTATCTGGAATATATCAAGGTGTTACCAGCGGTGGATACACAGCAAAATCAAAATATGACTTTTCGAACCTTACCAGTGAAAAGTATTCCTTTTCCGTTAATCTTAAAGATAATACAGTAGCGGAAGAAAAGGCAGATCAATGGTCAGAAATCGTAGGACCTGGAGTAACAATATACCCAATGGAGGAGTTCATAAACCAGACATTAGGTGGTGTGGTAAAGCAACTTAAGACTATTGTTTTTATAATTGTTATAATAGGAGCTTGTTTAGTAATGCTTATCACTGTATTATTTTTAAAACTGCGTCTGGCCAAGGATTTAGCGGAAGTTGCAGTTTTAAAGGCCATAGGATTTCCTGAACTAGACATTAAAAAGCAATATTTAGTAAAGATAGGCTATGTTTCAATCATTGGTATTTTGGTGGGAGTTATTTTAACCAATGTCTTAGGAGAGAAGATAGTTAACCTTGTATTAACTATTTCAGGGCTAGGGGTTAAAAAAGTTGATCTTGTTGTCAACCCCTTAGTTCTGTATGTACTGTGTCCATTGTTGTTACTGGCTTTGATGCAGTTAGTAACATGGATTGTTCTGAGAACAATAACAAAATACAATATTATTTCTATTATAAATGAATAG
- a CDS encoding septal ring lytic transglycosylase RlpA family protein — protein sequence MIVNDLTVYGNEDKSKAELVVKRLNRIFGDKNRDLDFITPSFAAGKYIVCCPRVRLGIGEQTYLYDTGNGSRGWRSYPAQLYESTNWVDSESPFEQTAILEIEENSKVPWYNALVIANSIRSAIRLNFPAANGNESSMQLNVPNNISSDVSIIISEGAHCEYYGVPCQGTRPGRNSPCPEIGFDAGNILNPYTEIGEVFHPQDLTAAITPTYNWHSNYMNKFIKVTNLADPSKSIVVRVTDRAPARKGIELTYRAWIEIGRPVGAKSVRLELMK from the coding sequence GTGATAGTTAATGATTTAACTGTCTATGGAAATGAGGATAAATCAAAGGCAGAGCTGGTTGTTAAAAGACTAAATAGAATATTCGGAGATAAGAACAGGGATTTAGACTTTATTACACCCTCTTTCGCAGCAGGTAAATATATAGTATGCTGCCCAAGGGTAAGACTAGGCATTGGCGAACAAACATATCTTTACGATACAGGTAATGGTTCTAGGGGATGGAGAAGCTATCCTGCCCAATTATATGAATCAACCAATTGGGTGGATTCAGAGTCGCCCTTTGAGCAAACGGCTATTTTAGAAATTGAAGAAAACTCAAAGGTACCTTGGTATAATGCATTAGTGATAGCAAACTCTATAAGGTCAGCTATTAGATTAAACTTCCCAGCAGCAAATGGTAATGAATCCAGTATGCAGCTTAATGTACCTAATAACATAAGCTCTGATGTTTCCATTATTATATCAGAGGGGGCACATTGTGAGTATTATGGTGTGCCATGTCAAGGCACAAGACCCGGGAGGAATTCCCCTTGTCCTGAGATAGGGTTTGATGCAGGAAATATCTTAAATCCATATACAGAAATTGGTGAGGTGTTCCACCCCCAAGATTTGACTGCTGCCATAACACCCACCTACAATTGGCATTCGAATTATATGAATAAGTTTATTAAAGTGACAAACCTAGCTGATCCTTCAAAAAGTATTGTGGTAAGAGTTACAGATAGGGCTCCTGCCAGAAAAGGCATAGAGCTAACTTATCGTGCATGGATAGAAATTGGTAGACCCGTGGGAGCAAAATCTGTAAGATTGGAGTTAATGAAATAA
- a CDS encoding ABC transporter ATP-binding protein produces the protein MKAILKVENLCKSFEDTQVLNNINFEVEEGEFIAIMGQSGSGKSTLLYSISGMDRPTSGSVLLCGKDISKLDDEKISEVRLKQMGFIFQHSYLLKNLSIRDNIVLPGFKLGKLSREQVNQNAHTLMVKTGIDSVAGHDIKKVSGGQLQRAAICRALINQPDILFGDEPTGALNSSTSKEVLDIINAVNTDGTTVIIVTHDVKVAARAGRVIFLMDGNIHDKLTLGKHDGDEEKTSSREKMLYEWLEKKGF, from the coding sequence ATGAAAGCAATTTTAAAGGTAGAGAATCTATGTAAAAGTTTTGAAGATACACAGGTGTTAAACAATATAAATTTTGAGGTTGAAGAGGGTGAGTTCATAGCAATAATGGGACAGTCCGGTTCTGGAAAATCTACATTGCTTTATAGTATCAGTGGAATGGATAGACCCACTTCAGGCAGTGTGCTCCTTTGCGGAAAAGATATTTCTAAGCTGGATGATGAAAAAATAAGTGAAGTAAGACTAAAACAAATGGGATTTATTTTTCAACACTCTTATCTGCTTAAAAATTTATCTATTAGGGATAACATTGTACTTCCTGGGTTTAAGCTTGGCAAGCTATCAAGGGAACAGGTGAATCAAAATGCCCATACACTTATGGTAAAGACAGGCATTGATAGTGTAGCTGGCCATGACATTAAAAAAGTTTCAGGGGGACAGTTGCAACGTGCAGCCATATGCCGAGCATTGATCAATCAACCAGATATTTTATTTGGGGATGAACCCACTGGAGCCCTAAACAGCAGTACCTCAAAGGAAGTATTGGATATAATTAATGCTGTCAATACAGATGGCACAACAGTCATTATAGTTACCCATGATGTGAAAGTTGCAGCCAGGGCAGGCAGAGTAATATTCCTTATGGATGGAAATATCCATGATAAGCTGACCCTAGGAAAACATGACGGAGATGAAGAAAAAACATCTTCTAGAGAGAAAATGTTGTATGAGTGGTTAGAAAAAAAGGGATTTTAA